In a single window of the Pedococcus dokdonensis genome:
- a CDS encoding stage II sporulation protein M, giving the protein MDLDAYVAARSRYWGRLEELSNRRRLTGAEGDELLDLYQRVSTDLSVVRSAAPDPSVVSYLSMLLTRARVSMVSTRTTTWADLVGFFTRTFPAALYRTRWWWVSTALTSVLVIALIAAWTLRHPEVYTAQLTPAEIDAYVGTDFAHYYREFPHHEFATLVWVNNAWVAAQCIALGVLGLPVLYLLFTNVANVGVVAALMMGHDRTSLFFGLILPHGLLELTAVFVAGAVGLRLFWSWVEPGPRTRLQAFAAEGRTAVAIAVGLVAVLLVSGAIEGFVTPSGLPTWARIGIGVVAESAFLVYVFVVGRRAHLHGVTGDVEARDVGDHDIVAA; this is encoded by the coding sequence GTGGACCTGGATGCGTACGTCGCCGCACGCAGCCGGTACTGGGGGCGACTCGAGGAGCTGTCGAACCGGCGCCGCCTGACCGGTGCCGAGGGGGACGAGCTGCTCGACCTCTACCAGCGGGTCTCGACCGACCTGTCCGTGGTCCGGTCGGCCGCCCCCGACCCGTCGGTGGTGTCCTACCTGTCGATGCTGCTCACCCGGGCCCGCGTGAGCATGGTGTCGACCCGCACGACGACATGGGCCGACCTGGTCGGCTTCTTCACCCGCACCTTCCCGGCCGCGCTCTACCGCACCCGGTGGTGGTGGGTCAGCACGGCCCTGACCAGCGTGCTGGTGATCGCGCTCATCGCAGCCTGGACGCTCCGGCACCCCGAGGTCTACACCGCCCAGCTGACGCCGGCCGAGATCGACGCCTACGTCGGCACCGACTTCGCGCACTACTACCGCGAGTTCCCGCACCACGAGTTCGCGACCCTCGTGTGGGTCAACAACGCCTGGGTGGCCGCGCAGTGCATCGCGCTGGGGGTGCTGGGGCTGCCGGTCCTCTACCTGCTGTTCACCAACGTCGCGAACGTGGGCGTGGTGGCCGCGCTGATGATGGGACACGACCGCACCAGCCTGTTCTTCGGCCTGATCCTGCCGCACGGTCTGCTGGAGCTGACGGCCGTGTTCGTGGCCGGAGCGGTGGGCCTGCGGTTGTTCTGGTCGTGGGTCGAGCCCGGCCCCCGCACCCGGCTGCAGGCGTTCGCCGCCGAGGGCCGCACGGCCGTCGCGATCGCGGTGGGTCTGGTCGCGGTGCTCCTCGTGAGCGGCGCGATCGAGGGCTTCGTGACCCCCTCGGGGTTGCCGACCTGGGCCCGGATCGGGATCGGCGTGGTGGCCGAGTCGGCCTTCCTCGTCTACGTGTTCGTCGTGGGCCGCCGGGCGCACCTGCACGGGGTCACCGGCGACGTCGAGGCGCGGGACGTGGGCGACCACGACATCGTCGCGGCCTGA
- a CDS encoding RDD family protein, with the protein MSTGAGYRSYAGDDMVTGEGVAVELPIAGVPSRALSGIIDLLVAAALLIAGGFLVRALFAGTSTAVVRTVSILLVVGVTVGVPAVVETFTRGRTLGKLALGLRVVRDDGGPITARHALTRALVGWPEIYLLVGAGALVSSLISPRAKRLGDMAAGTYVVSQRASMRLLPPPLMPPPLAQWAAGADLAALPPGLAIAVRQFLGRAHGLTPASRHDLGQALLRSVLPHVSPPPPPGFHAEHVLAAVIADRRRRDADRLARDDHRLARLLPPDPLA; encoded by the coding sequence ATGAGCACGGGGGCCGGTTACCGCAGCTATGCGGGCGACGACATGGTCACCGGCGAGGGGGTAGCGGTCGAGCTGCCCATCGCCGGCGTCCCGTCGCGGGCGTTGTCGGGGATCATCGACCTGCTGGTGGCCGCCGCGCTGCTCATCGCCGGCGGGTTCCTCGTCAGGGCGCTGTTCGCCGGCACGTCGACGGCGGTGGTCCGCACCGTGTCGATCCTGCTGGTCGTGGGAGTCACGGTGGGCGTCCCCGCTGTCGTCGAGACGTTCACGCGCGGGCGCACCCTCGGCAAGCTCGCGCTGGGCCTGCGCGTGGTGCGCGACGACGGTGGCCCGATCACCGCCCGCCACGCCCTCACCCGAGCGCTCGTCGGGTGGCCCGAGATCTACCTGCTCGTCGGGGCGGGCGCGCTCGTCTCGTCGCTGATCAGCCCGCGCGCCAAGCGGCTCGGCGACATGGCAGCCGGCACGTATGTCGTGTCGCAGCGCGCGTCGATGCGGCTCCTCCCGCCCCCACTCATGCCCCCACCGCTCGCGCAGTGGGCCGCCGGGGCCGACCTGGCTGCCCTGCCGCCGGGTCTGGCGATCGCGGTGCGGCAGTTCCTGGGTCGCGCGCACGGGCTCACGCCGGCCTCGCGGCACGACCTCGGGCAGGCTCTCCTGCGGTCGGTGCTCCCCCACGTCTCACCGCCGCCCCCGCCCGGCTTCCACGCCGAGCACGTCCTCGCCGCCGTCATCGCCGACCGCCGACGACGGGACGCCGACCGGCTGGCCCGCGACGACCACCGCCTGGCCAGGCTGCTGCCTCCCGACCCGCTGGCCTGA
- a CDS encoding adenosine deaminase: MIFGRKGSKDDAAVSDDLVLRAPKALLHDHLDGGLRPQTIVEIADQVGYAGLPAGDAESLGAWFRESADSGSLVRYLETFDHTLAVMQTTEGLRRVARESVLDLAADGVVYAESRYAPEQHLSDGLALEDVVEAVNAGFREGEEQAARAGTPIRVTALLTAMRHAAKSTEIAELAVRYRDQGVAGFDIAGAEAGFPPTRHLDAFEYLRRENAHFTIHAGEAFGLPSIWEAIQWCGADRLGHGVRIVDDLTVGDKAFGDDVAASVSAAPDDVHLGRLAAYVRDMRIPLEMCPSSNVQTGAAESVALHPISLLKRLRFRVTVNTDNRLMSGTSMSREMGLLVQDAGWTMEDLRWVTINAMKSAFIPFDQRLAIIEDVVKPGYAALQEQTEQV, from the coding sequence GTGATCTTCGGTCGCAAGGGCTCCAAGGACGACGCCGCGGTCTCCGACGACCTCGTGCTGCGCGCCCCGAAGGCGCTGCTGCACGACCACCTCGACGGCGGTCTGCGGCCCCAGACGATCGTGGAGATCGCCGACCAGGTCGGGTATGCCGGTCTGCCGGCAGGCGACGCCGAGAGCCTCGGTGCGTGGTTCCGGGAGAGTGCGGACTCCGGGTCGCTGGTGCGCTACCTCGAGACCTTCGACCACACCCTGGCCGTCATGCAGACCACCGAAGGGCTGCGCCGGGTGGCCCGCGAGTCGGTGCTCGACCTTGCCGCCGACGGGGTCGTCTACGCCGAGAGCCGCTACGCGCCCGAGCAGCACCTGTCCGACGGGCTGGCCCTCGAGGACGTCGTCGAGGCGGTCAATGCCGGCTTCCGGGAGGGGGAGGAGCAGGCCGCCCGGGCGGGCACCCCGATCCGGGTGACCGCCCTGCTGACCGCGATGCGGCATGCCGCCAAGAGCACCGAGATCGCCGAGCTCGCAGTCCGCTACCGCGACCAGGGCGTCGCGGGGTTCGACATCGCCGGCGCCGAGGCCGGCTTCCCGCCCACCCGACACCTCGACGCCTTCGAGTACCTCCGCCGCGAGAACGCACACTTCACCATCCACGCGGGCGAGGCGTTCGGCCTCCCGAGCATCTGGGAGGCGATCCAGTGGTGCGGCGCCGACCGGCTCGGTCACGGCGTCCGGATCGTCGACGACCTCACGGTGGGTGACAAGGCCTTCGGCGACGACGTCGCGGCGTCGGTCTCAGCGGCGCCGGACGACGTGCACCTCGGCCGCCTCGCGGCATACGTGCGTGACATGCGCATCCCGCTGGAAATGTGCCCGAGCAGCAACGTCCAGACGGGGGCCGCGGAATCCGTTGCGCTGCACCCGATCTCGCTGCTGAAGCGGTTGCGGTTCAGGGTCACCGTCAACACCGACAACCGGCTCATGAGCGGCACCTCCATGTCGCGCGAGATGGGGCTGCTGGTGCAGGACGCGGGCTGGACGATGGAGGACCTGCGCTGGGTGACGATCAACGCGATGAAGTCGGCGTTCATCCCGTTCGACCAGCGCCTCGCGATCATCGAGGACGTCGTCAAGCCCGGTTACGCGGCCCTGCAGGAGCAGACCGAACAGGTCTGA
- a CDS encoding cupin domain-containing protein, giving the protein MPELIATPTTIPVPGGKIIDEHVGRVNTGSEAVSVAHMKAPADWTEPFQAPEFDEITLVIAGSVLLDHDGGQLRVEAGQSVITRAGERIRYSTGSAGAEYVAVCLPAFSPDTVNREEEGA; this is encoded by the coding sequence GTGCCTGAGCTCATCGCGACCCCCACGACCATCCCCGTCCCCGGCGGCAAGATCATCGACGAGCACGTCGGCCGGGTGAACACCGGCAGCGAAGCCGTCTCCGTCGCCCACATGAAGGCCCCTGCCGACTGGACCGAGCCGTTCCAGGCCCCGGAGTTCGACGAGATCACCCTCGTCATCGCGGGCTCGGTCCTGCTCGACCACGACGGGGGCCAGCTGCGGGTCGAGGCCGGGCAGAGCGTCATCACCCGCGCCGGCGAGCGGATCCGCTACTCCACCGGGTCGGCGGGAGCCGAGTACGTCGCGGTGTGCCTGCCGGCCTTCAGCCCCGACACCGTCAACCGCGAGGAGGAGGGCGCGTGA
- a CDS encoding TetR/AcrR family transcriptional regulator — MSKGDDTRDSVLRVALAQSSRVGLRGITIGSLADALEMSKSGLFAHFGSKEGLQAAVMDYAAESFTQLVIRPALRAPRGEPRLRLLFERWLGWGGYADYALPGGCIFVSVASEFDDEPDGPVRAKVVQTERDLLDTIETIVRGGVTEGQFDEAADAAAFAHDMLAIVLGYNFSARLLRDPAAAGRAHDAFDRLIDHIRS; from the coding sequence GTGAGCAAGGGCGATGACACCCGCGACTCGGTGCTGCGCGTGGCCCTGGCGCAGTCCAGCCGGGTCGGCCTGCGCGGCATCACGATCGGTTCCCTCGCCGACGCCCTGGAGATGTCCAAGAGCGGGCTGTTCGCGCACTTCGGCTCCAAGGAGGGGCTCCAGGCCGCGGTGATGGACTACGCCGCCGAGTCCTTCACCCAGCTCGTCATCCGGCCGGCCCTCAGGGCCCCCCGTGGTGAGCCCCGGCTCCGACTGCTCTTCGAGCGCTGGCTCGGGTGGGGCGGCTACGCCGACTACGCACTGCCGGGTGGCTGCATCTTCGTGTCCGTGGCCAGCGAGTTCGACGACGAGCCCGACGGCCCGGTGCGCGCCAAGGTCGTGCAGACCGAGCGCGACCTGCTCGACACCATCGAGACGATCGTGCGGGGCGGGGTCACCGAGGGCCAGTTCGACGAGGCGGCTGACGCGGCGGCGTTCGCCCACGACATGCTCGCGATCGTGCTGGGCTACAACTTCTCGGCCCGGTTGCTGCGCGACCCGGCCGCCGCGGGTCGGGCCCACGACGCCTTCGACCGCCTGATCGACCACATCCGCAGCTGA
- a CDS encoding alpha/beta fold hydrolase, with product MSTQGSTIDRITLARRPRRSVPAAHDRTATTATGLPGSSALRSTFELLERRAPAVGGRLAEHLWFRLPARPAAAVRAERTPRGGEPFEVAWAHGTVRGRVYGDWGNPTAYLVHGWGGWWQQVGAHVAPLVDRGLCVVAFDAPSHGDSDAGAFGRRSTTFVEMAEALAAVVREFGRPSVVVAHSAGGLAAVHALGLGSEPDSLVLVAPSEGVPAMLPVVTTALGIGRRSQATMVTLAERRVGVPMEALDLLTMASQHGSLPHLLVVHDRGDREAPFAGGVRLKDAWHGARLVATEGLGHRRVLWDPAVVEQVGAFAAAAADRVRRSSR from the coding sequence ATGTCGACCCAAGGAAGCACGATCGACCGAATCACTCTCGCGCGACGACCCCGACGATCGGTCCCCGCGGCCCACGACCGCACGGCGACGACGGCCACCGGCCTGCCTGGGTCGTCGGCCCTGCGCTCGACCTTCGAGCTGCTCGAGCGGCGCGCGCCCGCCGTGGGTGGGCGATTGGCCGAGCACCTCTGGTTCCGGCTCCCGGCCCGCCCGGCCGCGGCGGTGCGGGCCGAGCGGACCCCTCGAGGAGGTGAGCCGTTCGAGGTCGCGTGGGCGCACGGCACCGTCCGCGGACGGGTCTACGGCGACTGGGGCAACCCCACGGCATACCTCGTCCACGGCTGGGGCGGCTGGTGGCAGCAGGTCGGCGCGCACGTCGCGCCGCTGGTGGACCGCGGCCTGTGCGTGGTGGCCTTCGACGCGCCCAGCCACGGCGACTCGGACGCCGGAGCCTTCGGTCGCCGGTCGACCACGTTCGTCGAGATGGCCGAGGCGCTCGCCGCCGTCGTGCGCGAGTTCGGCCGGCCGAGTGTCGTGGTGGCCCACTCGGCCGGCGGGCTGGCGGCGGTGCATGCCCTGGGCCTCGGCTCCGAGCCCGACTCGCTCGTGCTGGTCGCACCCTCGGAGGGGGTGCCGGCCATGCTGCCCGTCGTGACGACCGCGCTCGGGATCGGGCGCCGCTCGCAGGCGACGATGGTGACGCTGGCCGAGCGGCGGGTCGGTGTGCCGATGGAGGCGCTCGACCTGCTCACCATGGCGTCCCAGCACGGTTCGCTGCCGCACCTGCTGGTGGTGCACGACCGCGGCGACCGGGAGGCGCCCTTCGCGGGGGGCGTGCGCCTCAAGGATGCCTGGCACGGGGCGCGGCTGGTCGCCACCGAGGGACTGGGTCACCGACGCGTGCTGTGGGACCCCGCTGTCGTCGAGCAGGTGGGCGCCTTCGCGGCGGCGGCCGCCGACCGGGTCAGGAGATCTTCTCGATGA